The Musa acuminata AAA Group cultivar baxijiao chromosome BXJ3-6, Cavendish_Baxijiao_AAA, whole genome shotgun sequence region GAGAATGTAGACGAAGGGGGAAGAGACGAGAATAACTCAAAGGCCGACCCGACCGAACTCGGTCCGTCCCAATCCGATCCAACACGACCCGATGCGAACTGACCCGGTCCAATGAATCCACATCGATACAATTGTTGCATTGTACATTCATGTATTGTGAACCGCAGGCGAATGCGATCCTTTTCGCGTTCCTCCCTCTCCTCGCCTGTCCTCTCTTCTCCTACAGGAAAAGAGCATCGGAAATGGCGGCGGCCCTCGCTCGTCTGTCACGAAGAACTCTAGCCGATCCATCCCGACTCCTCCCCCTTCGCCGCCTCCTCTCCGCCGAGGCCGCCGCGCCGGCGGTGTCACCGGCTGCGGGGCCGCCGCTGACGCCGTCGGATCGCGTGAAGTGGGACTACCGGGGGCAGCGCCGGATCATCCCTCTGGGGCAGTGGGTGCCCAATATCGCTGTCGACGCCTACGTCGCCCCGAACGTCGTCCTTGCCGGGCAGGTGACGGTCTGCGACGGCGCATCTGTCTGGAACGGCGCCGTCCTGCGCGGCGACCTCAACAAGATCACCGTCGGCTTCTGCTCCAACGTCCAGGAGCGCTGCGTTCTTCACGCCGCCTGGAAGTCACCCACAGGTCCCCCCTTTCCCTGATCTAAATCTACTGGTCGACTAGGTTGCGTCTTTCGAGTGCGTTTAATTAGATCCAGAATCTTAAGTTTGAATAGTATATGCTTTATGATTCTTCTTCTTTTGCAATTGGAGTTTCTTCCTCCGGCCAAAGACTTGCCTATCTGTGAGCAGTGTTATGATTATTATCTGTGAGGTGTTTGAATGAATTCCTCACGAGTCTCCTTTTAGGGTTTTTTTCCATGTATTTTGCACTAAGCTCTATTTTGCAATCACACTAAACTTAGATTAGGGGTAATTTTATTTATGGCACAACTGACTGGCGGAAATGAAGGCACTTGGAAATTTATCCATGAAACTGCTGCTGACAGGTGAAGAAGCAGATGTCCATGTCATATGCTCATTTGAGGCCATCAAAGGGAAATGAATATGACCTAGTTTATAAGTAAACGAACCAATGGCAAATCACTTAGTTTGATGAAGAATGAACTCAGTTAGCTGGATGGCTAGGTTGCTCTTCTCTCATATGAATTAAATGTTGATATTTTAGTTTGTGGGATTTTGATTGAGCAAGAAAAGTGTCAGTTGAGCAAAACTTGCTTatggagaattttttttttggattgcaAGCCAAGCCAAAGTGTATACCATCAGAGTAGCAGCTGAAATTTGATGACTGTAAAATAATTTCTTCGTCTACTTGATATATTGAATTATGAATCGGTGTTGCACATGAATATTCTGTTGAGTTGGGTAACCTACTGTATCTTTGTTTTATTTTAGCATCCCAAAGAATTTACAACCATGCATTGTATTGATGTAAAAATGCCTTTCCATGAAGGAACTACACTCTGTACATCTCTTTCAAGGGATTATGACGGTTTTTATTGTTACAGAAATAGTTTGGGAATTTCACTTTCTTAGGTGAGGCCAATCCTAGACATCTATGATGGTACTCTATATCATCTTATTGGACTGGTGCTCATGCATAAACTTCAAGAAAAATATTGGAATGGCAAATCTATCTACATGATATCGTGGATACAACCATTCCCACTCTGTTCTACATGTTGGAACTTGTTTGCCTAAGAATTTATTATATATTGTACTTATGAAAATGTCTCACGTTTATAGGGCACTATAGACGTCATTTGTCCCTGAGACAACTGATTTCTGGCAATTTTAGTCCTTAAGTTAAACCCTTATCCTTAACCTTAATAAGCAGCACCCAATCAAGTTTGATATCCTTGATCAAAGTTTTATCTGCCTTTTTTGCTTCACTGGTCCAGGATGGTGGACATTAGTACCTGCAGTAATATACACATGGATCGATGCCATGGATAATTTTGCTTATATCTTAGAGATTGTGGATATTGGATTTGACGAAGATAATGGTTGGTGAATACTAATAATAGGTCGCATAAATGCAAAATGGATTTATCCTATGAACAGTTATTATTGTTTTGGTTGTCTACCATTAGCAAAAATTGCATGAAGGAAAACAGTTTCACATCCTGTGAGTTGTTCCCTTTGAAGAAAATTGAAAGCTCAGATGCAGTCAGAAGAAAGTTCATCTGTACATTAAACCACAAAATGACTAAACAGGGTACATGTGGTCCTACTCAGCCTAATAAAAAAGAACTAGTACTGTAAGTGAAATGCCAGATTTATGTCATCCAAATAAGATTTGCAGATGGAAGAGCCAGCTACTAATTAACTAAAGCCCCAATCTTGATGCTGTGAGGTGACCAAGAATAAGGTTTTTTGACAGTATGTTTTTTACATATacacaaaaataaattttgtagttaTGCATAACGTGCATGACATGGATTAATCATTAAAGGTTAAGAGAGAATTCATGTATTTATACGGTGGCAGAGACTGGCATGAATGGTGACCAAAGAATTTCACTCTGGATAACTAGTATGATAGAAGATTTAAGGAGAAGCTGAAAGCCTGAAAGGATTgcaaatgtttttttttcttcacaaATTTCTAGGATCATCATTGTTCTAGGGAGGAAAAGGCAAAGAGGTCAAATTATAAAGGTAGGTGCAGAGAACGAAGAATAGGAGGagtggaaggaaaagaaaaagaggaagagggcaggaagaagaagatttagtGGGAGTGGAGGAGGAGAAGTGGAGAGAGAAGAAGAGCAAATGAAGGAGAGGTAGAATGTGAGGGTGAAGAAGAAGTGGGAAAAGAATGACGAATAATAAAAGGAATGCAAAAAAAAATGTAAAGGAAATggaaaggagaaaataaaaaatagaatagatatgaaaatattatatatatacatgtatatatttttattgaatcTGCAATTCAACTAGTTGGTACATCAGTTTGACCAGTGCTCGATGAACTGGAGCTTGCCTGGTTCGATGACCCGTTTGATCTGATGATTACACTTAATAGTATCAGATGTAGGAAAATAAAATTGAATGTTTGGTTGGTTCCTGCCTTGAGCTTTTGTCCTTGAGTACTGCAAGCTAGCTCGAAGCGAGAAATGGCACTTTCATGACTATTCATGATACTTCAGATTGTTTGGTGCTTACTAGCCATCCatatatattttctaaaagataATTTTCATATTTCTAGATAATATAGTTTGTATTGTTTTACGCTCATGCAATCATATTTGAACTTTCTATTTGGGCACAAGCCAGCTAGGACTTTGTCGATAGGATATGCTGATACCATTCTTCCACAAGTACCTCTtatattttttgcttattatgtaACTTAAAATACACAATTCCATATAAAACAATGAAAAAGTAACTATATCAGAAAGAGTCACTGCTTTGACTCTTTAAATCCAAGTCTTCTGTTAGCTATCTACCCATGCCTCTTCTTGTTATATTACTTGCATTTGTGATTTTTCCTTTGTTAATAACATCTACTTTCTCTTTGACAGATATATTGTTTTTTATGTTTGCTCAGGCTCATGTTTAAATTACTGTTATAGATTAAGACTCTGTGCATTAGAAGCACAGGataaataatcaattaaaagCAGCCATGTTCCGTATCTAAATTTCAACCTTTCATGTAACCTAACCATTTGTTGGTTGTGTTCGGTTAATGGTACCACAGTGTTGGAGACTGCTGTGATGTTCCGGACCATTATTGTTTCAGGGCACTTCTTCTGTATAGGGAAGTGCCATTTGCTTCCTTGGTACATCTCTCACTAATGCGAACAGGTGCTTTGATGTTAAAGATATTAACAGATGATTGGGGTCTAAATGCTGCTGATTGCTAACTCCCCAACATGGTGAAACATTGATCTTCCGTACTGTGTTGTTTTTAGGTACTTTTTTGTCTGACACTCTCTGTGTCTCTTCACAGACTCTCTGCATGTTTGTCTTCTATAGTGCAGTTGGCAATGGCCTGGATAATTGGGTTCAGCCTCCCTTATCATGTGCTGTGAGAAAAATTTTGGCACTTATCTTCTTATTTGTCTAAAGCATTTGGGGAGTTGTTCTGATGTGTTTAGTAATCTTTAGTTGACTTGCTGTGAAGGACACTTATGACGATCTGTTAGCTCACCTTTTTGTTAACTTAAAAATATGTAGTAAATATTGTACAGAGTTTAATCTGTTGGCAAGGCTGCATTCTTCCTGGTTCTTCCTTGTCGGTGAA contains the following coding sequences:
- the LOC135641871 gene encoding gamma carbonic anhydrase-like 2, mitochondrial, which translates into the protein MAAALARLSRRTLADPSRLLPLRRLLSAEAAAPAVSPAAGPPLTPSDRVKWDYRGQRRIIPLGQWVPNIAVDAYVAPNVVLAGQVTVCDGASVWNGAVLRGDLNKITVGFCSNVQERCVLHAAWKSPTGLPAETLVERYVTLGAYSLLRSCTIEPECIIGQHSILMEGSLVETNSILESGSVLPPGRRIPTGELWAGNPARFVRKLTHEEILEIPKLAVAINDLMQSHFSEFLPYSTVYLEVEKMKKALNISL